DNA sequence from the Alosa sapidissima isolate fAloSap1 chromosome 13, fAloSap1.pri, whole genome shotgun sequence genome:
AGAATGACATAACAGGACAGCATAGGTCAGGTCCCATTTCACTTCTCCATTTGCAAAGGACATGCATCCCTACCAAAGTTCCCAGAAAACACTTCATATTTATCTGGATTTCATCTAAGGGAGCCTGCTTTTTTACAAAGATTCTGCCTTGAATGAAAAATGCTTTGTCatcatcaaataaatcaactaTCAAGCAGTTAGAAGACATAACATACCTGCATGATGAGCATTCTGCATGTTGAAATGCATTTCATCACCATTTAgacagatatatacacacacagagtcacattTCTTGTGTAAAACAGTAATAGTACAAAACCAGCAGACTTTTTCAAATTTTACTAGCATAGGCCTTCACTAACATCGGTGTGTTACTTGTTTACAGAGCTACAGTGTATTTCCCCCATAAGGCCTATATACGGACTGCGTGTTTCCTTTTTATGGCGAGGCACCGAAAACAAAGGTTTTGTAAGTGCATCATTGATTCTCCCATTGACTGTGTGAGCCTATCCGCGCATGCTCTTCAACACAgcagtcctctcctctcctctccacagcaACAGCAATGATTCCTAAGGAGCGCCAAACCAAATGGGCCGTTTTGCACAGAGACGGAGGCTCCATGAAAATAAGAGCCTCGTTCCTCTGCGGCTGACTGACTGCTTTTCCGTGTTTTGTGAGGAGTGTGAAAAGTACTCTTGTGTGGACAGGCGAGTAGTACTCTCTTGTGCATCTCTCGTCTTACACAATGTGTGTTCATACAGAAAACGGACATTTTAATCACAGTTAAACAGAGAGAATTGTTGCATTTGTGTTTCATGTGAAAAATGTCCAAATAAAACATTGGTCACAACAGCACCCATACATTTGAGGGAAAAGAAAAGGTGCCGTTTTCCTTACTGGAAATGTTTTTTTACACACTAGTTTATCCACTGATAATTGTGTATGTTTCTTGTCCTCAAACTTTTCAAATAACAATAGATTCATTTTTTTCagatattttatttttacttaaAAAGAGCAGTGACATCAGACTAAATGTCAGCAGTTGACAGCATTATTTAAGATTGTGTGAGGAGTTTGTGAGTAGCTGCAGCTCGCCGCTCTGGTGTGCCAATTAAATGTTGGGGATGTGAGGCTGTGATTTCAGCTTCCCTGTGCATAATGCAAACAGAAATTATGCAGAGCACCTCCTGAGATCAATGCAGTGGCAGCACCCACTGAGGCTCCCAGGCGGGAGGGGAGCTGGAAACAGGAGGAAGTGCACAGCATCCATGTTGGGAGTCAAAATAGAGGCAAGCgtcatatgtgtgtatatgtcacattttatatacagtacagggACCGTATATTTttgcctgcagtgtgtgtgtgtaaattgtatgtttttttttatctactgcagcgtgtgtgtgcgcgcgcaagcacaagtgtgtgtatgtgcgcacgagagagagagagagactgagatagagagttttgaacagagaaaatgaATACATATATTGCTGTGtggacatatattttttttattattttaatatggCCCATAGAACAGTAGGATTTTGTCCCTATAGACTCCACTCCCTGTGCCATGTTCTTCACAAAATGACCAGAATTATAATAATCATGGCACTGAAGAAATGTAATTCTCCTTCAGTCCGTAAAATGCTTTGGTGCATGTTAGTGATATATGTATGTAAGTTCATATGCAAAACAGCTATTGATTGGACTGGACAAAGATGCTTTTCTACCTTGTAACCATTTAATTTACACAGCCAGTCAGTGATCACCAATGTTCTCTGATAGTACAAATATGACTCAATTATTCTAAAAAACACAGAATAATACAAGACATTtacaaaataatcaaatctcACAAGGAAAATATGATAGTAAAATATATCCAAATATCCAAATTCTAGTTCATTGACTGGTAGCTACAGCTAAAATGAACGCTTCAGGCACAACCCATTTTTATAACCTCCAGTATGAAGGTCCATCCTGTGGTTGCTGTTTGGTCAGTCAGGAGCATGTGTACTGGTCTTGCTCTGTAATTCTAGAGGTCAGAGGCAAAACAGCAAAGGTCACCAGTCAAGAACAGTGCAGCAAACAAGCCCTTTAGGACTGTTTTGACGACAAAAAGACCACACCACTCACCACATTATATTCCTTCAATAACACCAGAATCAATCAAAAACATTTGTGATGGCACTCTAAAGCTAGCTGGTATTTAGTGACTAAAAGTATAATTTCCGGCGTACATAATCACAGGGTGGGAGGGAGTGAGGTAAGAAACAGTCCTCTTGTGTTTTGAGTAACACAGGGACAGTGCCATGTCAGAGAGAATGATAACAACTTGCTGCACACACTCAGTGAAACTATTCATTAACTCAGCCATTCTAACTGGTGGTCCTCCTACTCAGCCAAAATAGTCCCTTTAAAACAATCAATATACAACCCACATCCCTTCAGAAGTTCACATAGtcgtcataataataataataataataataataataataataataataatatgttctACATTATCATTTCATAATGTTGTTGAAAAAGGGAAAGGGGAATCTTTGCAAgtcttcttcatcttcatcttcatcttcatcttcatcttcatcttcatcttacTCCTGTCATTCATTGTATTATGCCAAATGGACCTTTGCCTTGATAAGGAAATGCTACCTGGAACTGGAGTCTTGAGAGACTGAAGCCTCTCAAAAGAGCTATGCTAATGTGGTGTTGCCCATGTGGGGGTGTGAAGGGTCAGATGGCCAGGGTTTGAAGGGGATGACCTCTGATCTTTACTGACCTTTCATTCTTGTCCTCTAATGTTCCTCACTTGTAAGACAGAATGGCCTCTCAAAACACGCCTAAACATAAACCTGTCATCCAGGGCTTTTATGAAAGTTAAGAGATATTTTTTACTTTGTGCCAATAGTTTAAATCTAGATGTTTAAAAATCCTGGAGAAGGAATTGCTCCTGAATTATCATGGCTAACATAGTCAATTTGAAGACCTGGCTTGGAGTCTCGGggtaaactatatattttttggaTATGACATAGACATTTAATTTGTTGTAGCATAAACTGATATTTCACAATTTTGTAATAGGCTACACCTATGTGTAAACATGGAGAGACCACCAGCCTTGGATTTGTTGCAATATTTTGGAAACATACAAAATGCCatattaggctatttattgcAAACATCTTCACTGCTCAGTTGATTTCAAAagttatagcctacttatagaaTTTATCGTACAACTTTAGTGAGTCATACAAAAGATGAATTATAATAATATTGAAGAATAATATTGCATGATGGATTGAACATGAAACATAAGAAAAATAAGTAATTACAACGCGAAATTAATGCGTAAATTGCGTCTGGGAAAACACACGTTTGTTAAGATTTTTAATTGTTGCCGTCGAACACATCAATCAATAATTAAATCAGATGTAATGATTAAGAGTGCATGCCCGGGGGCATTAAATAATCACGGAGTATTGAGAGAATCTCcacctttccatctctctcaccaCACTGTTAAATAAATCAGCCGCTCGGTCCTATCTGTTGCATTTCAAAGGCCTTTCTCGCTCTCTATTGGAGATAAAAAGCCCGATGCGCTTACTTGCAATTAGGCTTCTCGTTAAACGTACCAGGACAAAGTATATCAAACATGGACTTAACAGGTTGACTAGTTGCATCAGATATAACAGGAGTTTTAATCGGATCAAAGTTGTTGAAAAGTAAACAGCGGACCTGGGGCACTGACACCAAAGCCACTACCCTGAGATGTGGACGCAACCCTCTTTGCTCAGAAAGACTGTGGCTTGTGGTGCTTTGCAATACTATACTAATGCACTGCTTATTTTATTCCTCCCACGAAGAATAATTTAGCCAGCTCCTTTAGTCTTTTTAACGTGCTAAATATATGCGCTAAGACACTGTGGTATTGATCctaaataggctactgtacaaAGCATAAAATTAAAGTAAAACGTGGAATGATGTATGTAAGTAAACAACATCACTAACATCACCAACGCTAAATTATGGATAaaactaacctaacatattGTATTAAAGGAACAGGAAACGTGCAACATTTGCTTAATATAGCACAATACTTCCTCTATTCACTAACAGAAGATTCAACTTGAGTCGCGCTCCACTTCCACTTAAAAGAGAAGTAAATAATTATCTTTTGTGTGCTTATTAAAACGGATTTCACGCACAACACCACCCAAAGAATGGGACCTCGTGCCCAGACCtaagggaggagggggagagggcatTGCCTTTTTGCAGTTGAATGTCAGGCGGCACACTTCGGCTTTTTGCCTCTCACTAACTTTTAAGAGTTCATCCTCGACGTATACACAAACGGAGAAGAAATACTTTTTTCTGCCATTCCACAAATGACCTGATACAAAAAGCTTCCAATGATTGATTCTAACAGCATGCTGagaattttaaaaaatgttacAGAATGCGATGTATGACTtgcagtattttttttaaaatatagcCTATGCATTGGCAAACTTTTCTCAGCAGTGTAGCAGCATATGCCCATATTGTTTTATTAAATCATATGTAGCCTGACCAGTGTGTAGACTGATACATGAATATCTATTGAAATGGAAGTATTTTAGTATAAAGGTTATcatgcaataataataattataataataatgataataagcACGTCTatttttgtgtaaaaaaacagaAGATGATTAGTTGAGTGTAAGAACTTTAtgacacaactctctctctctctcacacacacacacacacacacacacacacacacacacacacacacacactttggttaACATCTTATAGGCTACACTTAATACACAAATGTTAGTTAAATAATCTTAGTATTGTCTACCTATTTGACATACAGAATGTGCTAACACTTACATTTCAGGATTATAAATACATTTGATAACGATATTAAAGCCAGATTAAGTTACTGAGCACCGTCTTGTGGTTACCAACCCAaatattgttaaaaaaaaaaaaagttagttaGGCTACATAAGGTATTCTGATTCTTGTGACAACTCTAAAACGGCTGTTGGTCGGCCACACGTTGTCCTGACGGTATGCAAAGCAGACCATCGGTCGCTACAGCTATTGGCTTCACCACACCACATAGTCTCATTAAAACGCGCAGAGAAAAAGACGCTCAATCCGGCCGTTCCCGCATTCGGAGACGACCGCTACGTGTAAGATGACAATGGAATGCCAGATACTCACCGAACATCTCCGCTGTACGGTACACAGACTCAAAACTGCTAGGTCATGGAGATGGCGGCGCAGGGACAGATGCAATGCAAAGCGCAAACTGATGGCCACTAACGGTATAGATTAGCATGGGGTCCGCAGCACAATGATTCTAATCAATAGCCCTGGACTTCCATAGCAGATGGCTCGGGAGAGGACACAAATGAAGGAGGGCAAGGGGGGAAACAGTGCCAATCGACCCAGAGTTATTCAGGCCTGTCTTTGGGTTTTACCTTTTGAGTTTACACAGAAAAGAAACCCAGGCCGAATTACTTGATCACGCATCATAATTCAACCTGTAAACATGTGGTTAGACTGCAAACGTGAAAGCGGGAATCCGTACTCATCTGCCACTTTATCCTACATGTTTAACGCAATCGCGTTGTCTCATAAAATCAATATAAATAGCAGAGGTATTAAacgaatatataatatataatagcaAGGCctgtatagcctaggctacaaactAAAATGGACAACCTAACCTAATATGATATTCAaatttatatttataatatctgatctttttttaaaaaaggccaTAGTCTTAAATGTGGTAGGTGACAGTAGATACATAGCCTTCTGCATGTTCTGTGATTCAGAAATACTTTACAGTAAAGAAAAGTAGTATTGAATgcgttttatttttaaacttgATAGACATCTTTATATGTCAAAAGTCGGGGAAATATGTTACTAGGAATAACCAGCCTATAAGTGTGTTGTATTTTCAGAACTCATCATAGCTTGTAGATGCAGAGAAAGGAAATGTGTGTTCACTGGACCTGCCCTGCACACACATCGATCTGTTGACATGAATAACTCCCATTTTCAGCCAAGAATATCTCTACAATTTAAGTGGCGACCTGGCGGGGTAGTGAGAACAAAAAAATCCGCCAATGATGGTGTCAGAGGTTTTTGTTTATCTGTCACATTATCTGCAACTACTATGCCATTCGTCTCTCCATACAAAGCCTTGCGGTCAGGTACAGTTCTATCTTCCCAATTTGTGAGCTGGTGGGTCGCCAGCTGAAAGTTTTGGAAGCGGTCCTCTGTGTGAGGGACCCCCTGCTCCGGCTCTGACAGCTGATCAAAAGAAAAATAGGTCAGTCTTTTCAGACTTGTGTCCCTCTGTCCTTAATTACCGTCTTTTTAAACAAAGGCAACATCTGCGCAACTTCCAAACTAAATAGCCACCCAAAGCAAGGCAGGACCACGCTATTGGGGAAATCTGTTACTTTTGAAACAGTTAATTCCCAAAGTGACTAACACTATTTATTTGTGTCCTGTGACGTGCGTTTAGGAAAATGGGCTAATGGAGGCTCACTGAAATATTTGATCAACCAAAAGGGAATGGACATAACAATATTACATAATGTatgtcaaattaatttacgTGTGACACATAAAACGTTGCTAAGTTTAAAAAAGTATATAAACTGAAAATTATCAACAATCAACGAGGTCTAAAAAAAAGGAGTGCCATGTATTATGGTGAGACACTGGCGTCTATTTCGAAATGTCTGTCTAGTAGTAGTATTTCAAATagttttccatctctctctctctctctccctctctctgtgtaacAAGAAAAACAGTGCATAAAAAGGAGACGATCTTACGCACCACTGGGCCCACTCTACACTGTGAAGTTACAAAGTTCACACTGTGATGTGCTCTAAAACTAGTATGTTTACAGATTGACATACAAATCAGATAATATGAACTATTGCCTCAGCAATGTGTCATCGAGAAATAACGTTTGACTTTATACATGAGCAAAagtagaaataaaaaaaatctataaCTAATTATGAATTAACCTTATCACAACATTCTGTCTATGGAATTCACATAATTAGCATATCATTCATTACCGATTTCACATTGACACATTGGTCATGACATATTAATTGCATTGATAACAGCACATATTTTCTATTATGCTAAATTATCCCATTAATTATATCCTCTGAGCCCAGTGCCCTTCTAATTATTTAGGCCTATGGCCCTTGTGATGAACAGAGAATTAACTATTAAACAAGTTATTGtggaaaacattaaaatattAGGCACTGTTCTGATGACAGGAGAGGAAAGGGTTAGTGGGAGTTGCGAAGACGTTCAGACTTTCCAGCGTCAGTATCCAGATGCAAAGGCTGCGTACAAATCTCAACCGCACTTGTAAACCTGGGGCTTCAGAATTGGCCCAAACCGATTGGTGGCTTCTGCAAAATGAGGCGGTCTTGTGAAGAAAATAGGAAATACAGTTGGACAAAGACTGCGCTCGTCAAACCATAGTCCACGCCCTTTTCAGTGGGGTAGGGTGAGCGTAGAGCTAGCCCATCCTGGACAGCTCCAGCTGCCCAAACAGTAGAcataggaggaggagagggctcGGACATGGGGAGAATCAGCACTGGCCCGTCTGATAGAGATCGgtaattttttaaataaaaacccGAGAGGCcttagaaaacaaacaaacggaAAACCCATCCCTGGTACATAACATGAAATAGATCAATGGACTGAATGAAGACTGCCTACAACGCCTATCGATGCCTGGCCAAGGATCTGGATGCTTACGCCATGAACCCAGAGATGACAATGGACAGCATTGGCAATCTGCATGGTGGAATAAGCCATGAGCAGGATTTGATGAACAGTCATagcccccaccaccatcacaaTCGGAACACGGGGGCTTCCTTGCGGATACATCAGGATCTGGCTGCGGCATCGTCGCGGACCGCGATGGTGTCCAGCATGGCAACGATTCTGGACGGAGCCGGAGAGTACCGACCAGAATTGTCTCTCCCGCTCCATCACGCCATGAGTATGCCGTGCGACACATCCCCTCCCGGGATGGGGATGAGCGGCACCTACACCACGTTAACTCCACTGCAACCCTTACCGCCCATTTCTACAGTTTCGGACAAATTCCACCATccgcaccaccaccatcatcatcaccaccagcGGAGCGTAAGTGGGAGTTTTACGCTGATGCGGGACGATCGGGGTTTACCAGCAATGAACAACCTCTATAGCCCCTATCATAAGGACATGACCGGGATGGGTCAGAGTTTATCCCCCCTGGCCAGCAGTCCCCTCGGTAACGGTTTGGGCTCCATACACAACACCCAACAAAGCCTCCATAACTATGGCACACATGGGCATGACAAGATGCTTAGCTCCAACTTTGATGCCCACACTGCCATGCTGGCCAGAGGGGATCAACATCTCTCTCGAGGCCTCGGTGGCCCAACGGCAGGTATGATGCCACATTTGAACGGGATGCACCACACAGGGCATCCAGGCCACCCTCAATCCCACGGGCCTGTGTTGGCTTCTAACCGAGACAGACCGCCCTCCTCCTCTGGAACACAAGGTAGCAACTCGGGGCAGCTGGAAGAAATAAACACCAAAGAAGTTGCACAAAGGATCACAGCCGAACTGAAGCGATACAGCATCCCGCAGGCAATCTTCGCG
Encoded proteins:
- the onecut2 gene encoding one cut domain family member 2 isoform X3, whose amino-acid sequence is MKTAYNAYRCLAKDLDAYAMNPEMTMDSIGNLHGGISHEQDLMNSHSPHHHHNRNTGASLRIHQDLAAASSRTAMVSSMATILDGAGEYRPELSLPLHHAMSMPCDTSPPGMGMSGTYTTLTPLQPLPPISTVSDKFHHPHHHHHHHHQRSVSGSFTLMRDDRGLPAMNNLYSPYHKDMTGMGQSLSPLASSPLGNGLGSIHNTQQSLHNYGTHGHDKMLSSNFDAHTAMLARGDQHLSRGLGGPTAGMMPHLNGMHHTGHPGHPQSHGPVLASNRDRPPSSSGTQGSNSGQLEEINTKEVAQRITAELKRYSIPQAIFAQRVLCRSQGTLSDLLRNPKPWSKLKSGRETFRRMWKWLQEPEFQRMSALRLAGKTSMQKKRARAKQGQEQYTKEIPPGFY
- the onecut2 gene encoding one cut domain family member 2 isoform X2, producing the protein MKTAYNAYRCLAKDLDAYAMNPEMTMDSIGNLHGGISHEQDLMNSHSPHHHHNRNTGASLRIHQDLAAASSRTAMVSSMATILDGAGEYRPELSLPLHHAMSMPCDTSPPGMGMSGTYTTLTPLQPLPPISTVSDKFHHPHHHHHHHHQRSVSGSFTLMRDDRGLPAMNNLYSPYHKDMTGMGQSLSPLASSPLGNGLGSIHNTQQSLHNYGTHGHDKMLSSNFDAHTAMLARGDQHLSRGLGGPTAGMMPHLNGMHHTGHPGHPQSHGPVLASNRDRPPSSSGTQGSNSGQLEEINTKEVAQRITAELKRYSIPQAIFAQRVLCRSQGTLSDLLRNPKPWSKLKSGRETFRRMWKWLQEPEFQRMSALRLAACKRKEQEPSKDRSNTPKKSRLVFTDLQRRTLLAIFKENKRPSKEMQLTISQQLGLELSTVSNFFMNARRRSLDKWMDEGSPGGNSSASSTCTKA
- the onecut2 gene encoding one cut domain family member 2 isoform X1 codes for the protein MKTAYNAYRCLAKDLDAYAMNPEMTMDSIGNLHGGISHEQDLMNSHSPHHHHNRNTGASLRIHQDLAAASSRTAMVSSMATILDGAGEYRPELSLPLHHAMSMPCDTSPPGMGMSGTYTTLTPLQPLPPISTVSDKFHHPHHHHHHHHQRSVSGSFTLMRDDRGLPAMNNLYSPYHKDMTGMGQSLSPLASSPLGNGLGSIHNTQQSLHNYGTHGHDKMLSSNFDAHTAMLARGDQHLSRGLGGPTAGMMPHLNGMHHTGHPGHPQSHGPVLASNRDRPPSSSGTQGSNSGQLEEINTKEVAQRITAELKRYSIPQAIFAQRVLCRSQGTLSDLLRNPKPWSKLKSGRETFRRMWKWLQEPEFQRMSALRLAGCLVNPPNPPACKRKEQEPSKDRSNTPKKSRLVFTDLQRRTLLAIFKENKRPSKEMQLTISQQLGLELSTVSNFFMNARRRSLDKWMDEGSPGGNSSASSTCTKA